A genomic window from Lotus japonicus ecotype B-129 chromosome 1, LjGifu_v1.2 includes:
- the LOC130734005 gene encoding UDP-glycosyltransferase 71K2-like, with protein MTMSDMKMKTELIFIPLPASGHMASALELAQLLINLNNNLSITILCSKFPNAPSHSLNRSIYASQPQIKLIDLPEVEPPSQELVKSVEHYILTFIESLVPHVKATIQNIFSSDSDQNPVVGLVLDFFSVPMIDVGNELGIPSYLFMTTNVGLLGLMLYLQKRQIEDVFSDSDPELLIPGFPTPFPQSVLPNGFFNKDGGYVAYYKLAERFRETRGIIVNTFSELEHDVIDALSDGHTPPIYAIGPVIDLKGHPNLSLDQAKHDLILNWLDKQPDSSVVFLCFGSWGTFDPSQTREIALGLQRSGIRFLWALRFPPTADTEEKILPEGFLLWMEQEGRGMMCEWAPQVEVLAHKAIGGFMSHCGWNSILESFWFGVPILTLPMYAEQQLNAFRMVREWGLSMELRVDYRKGSSSLVMAEEIEKGLKHLMDRDNVVHKKVQEMKEMARKAVLSGGSSFISIRKLVDDMMSS; from the coding sequence ATGACTATGAGTgacatgaaaatgaaaacagagcTAATCTTCATTCCTTTACCAGCGAGTGGTCACATGGCCTCAGCCCTTGAACTTGCTCAGCTCTTAATCAACCTTAATAACAATCTTTCCATCACAATCCTCTGCAGCAAGTTCCCTAATGCTCCTTCACACTCACTCAACAGATCAATTTATGCTTCACAACCTCAGATCAAACTAATTGATCTCCCTGAAGTAGAACCACCATCACAAGAGTTGGTGAAATCTGTTGAGCACTACATCTTGACCTTCATAGAGAGCCTTGTACCCCATGTGAAAGCCACTATTCAAAACATTTTTTcatctgactctgatcagaaccCAGTTGTGGGGTTGGTACTAGATTTCTTCTCTGTTCCCATGATTGATGTAGGAAATGAATTGGGTATCCCTTCTTATTTGTTCATGACAACAAATGTTGGACTTTTGGGTCTCATGCTTTACCTTCAGAAACGTCAAATTGAGGATGTGTTCAGTGATTCTGATCCTGAGTTGTTGATTCCGGGTTTCCCCACTCCATTTCCTCAAAGTGTTCTACCTAATGGATTTTTTAACAAAGATGGTGGATATGTTGCTTATTACAAGCTTGCTGAGAGGTTCAGAGAAACCAGAGGGATTATTGTTAACACTTTTTCTGAGTTGGAGCATGATGTTATTGATGCATTATCTGATGGTCATACTCCTCCAATCTATGCTATTGGTCCTGTGATTGACCTTAAAGGTCATCCAAACCTAAGTTTGGACCAAGCCAAGCATGACCTTATCTTGAATTGGCTTGATAAGCAGCCAGATTCCTCTGTTGTTTTTCTCTGTTTTGGGAGTTGGGGAACCTTTGATCCATCTCAAACAAGAGAAATAGCACTAGGACTTCAAAGGAGTGGCATCAGATTCTTGTGGGCTTTGCGTTTTCCGCCAACCGCAGATACTGAAGAGAAAATTTTACCAGAAGGGTTCTTATTATGGATGGAACAGGAAGGTAGAGGGATGATGTGTGAATGGGCACCCCAGGTGGAGGTTCTGGCTCACAAAGCCATTGGTGGGTTTATGTCTCATTGTGGTTGGAATTCCATCTTGGAAAGCTTTTGGTTTGGGGTACCAATATTGACATTGCCTATGTATGCAGAACAACAGCTTAATGCTTTTAGGATGGTGAGGGAATGGGGATTATCAATGGAGCTTAGAGTGGATTATAGAAAAGGTAGTAGTTCTCTTGTAATGGCAGAGGAGATAGAGAAAGGGCTAAAACACTTGATGGACAGAGATAATGTAGTGCACAAGAAGGTGCAAGAGATGAAAGAGATGGCCAGGAAAGCTGTCCttagtggtggatcttcattcATATCTATTAGGAAACTTGTTGATGATATGATGAGCAGCTAG